One genomic region from uncultured Cohaesibacter sp. encodes:
- a CDS encoding cupin domain-containing protein — translation MEIIRAESRPVNTGPTDWFTGSVQVEMLFNPFDRERVQGANVTFQPGARTTWHTHPLGQTLIVTSGVGRVQRWGESIEEIRVGDVVFFAPGEKHWHGAAPDSVMTHIAIQEVENGKVVDWMEKVTDEQYGL, via the coding sequence ATGGAAATCATTCGTGCAGAATCCCGCCCAGTCAATACGGGCCCAACCGACTGGTTCACGGGCTCGGTTCAAGTCGAAATGCTCTTTAACCCGTTTGATAGAGAGCGGGTACAGGGCGCAAACGTGACGTTTCAACCGGGAGCGCGCACAACATGGCATACGCATCCCCTCGGCCAGACGCTCATCGTGACATCAGGTGTTGGCCGCGTTCAGCGCTGGGGTGAATCGATTGAGGAAATTCGGGTTGGCGACGTGGTCTTCTTTGCGCCGGGCGAGAAACATTGGCACGGCGCCGCACCAGATAGTGTCATGACGCATATAGCCATTCAGGAAGTCGAAAACGGTAAGGTCGTCGACTGGATGGAAAAGGTAACGGACGAGCAATACGGCTTGTAA
- a CDS encoding SDR family oxidoreductase, which translates to MIKDKVVIITGASSGIGEATAKLIASRGAKVVLGARREEKLRVIAEDITKSGGNALYQVLDVTKQEDNDAIVKRAKDTFGRVDAIFLNAGLMPSSPVSALKTDEWRQMVDVNINGVLNGVAAIMPTFLEQKSGHILATSSVAGLKAYPGGAVYGGTKWFVRDFMEVLRMESAMENTNIRTAAIYPAAINTELLGTITDEQTAEGMKGLYATFGISPDRIAEVIAFALDMPEDTTVNEFTVGPSKQPW; encoded by the coding sequence ATGATCAAGGATAAAGTTGTTATTATCACCGGCGCATCTTCAGGCATTGGAGAAGCCACCGCAAAACTCATCGCCAGCCGAGGCGCAAAGGTCGTTCTTGGTGCGCGGCGCGAAGAAAAGCTGAGAGTTATCGCCGAAGACATCACAAAGTCCGGCGGTAACGCCCTTTATCAGGTGTTAGATGTTACCAAACAGGAGGACAACGATGCGATTGTCAAACGAGCCAAAGACACATTTGGACGCGTCGATGCCATCTTCCTCAATGCTGGCTTGATGCCAAGCAGTCCTGTTTCAGCGCTCAAAACAGATGAATGGCGCCAGATGGTCGATGTTAACATCAACGGCGTGTTAAATGGCGTCGCTGCCATCATGCCCACATTCCTCGAACAGAAATCTGGCCACATTCTGGCAACCTCGTCCGTTGCAGGATTGAAGGCCTATCCGGGCGGTGCTGTTTACGGTGGCACCAAATGGTTTGTGCGTGACTTCATGGAGGTTTTGCGTATGGAATCGGCCATGGAAAATACGAACATTAGAACAGCCGCGATCTATCCAGCAGCTATCAATACCGAATTGCTTGGTACCATCACCGACGAACAGACTGCCGAAGGAATGAAGGGGCTTTACGCAACCTTCGGAATTTCTCCAGACCGTATTGCCGAAGTCATCGCCTTTGCTCTGGATATGCCCGAAGACACGACCGTCAATGAATTCACCGTGGGGCCATCCAAACAGCCCTGGTAA
- a CDS encoding AraC family transcriptional regulator: MLAIDQQPASLVLNTVSNYPHLMGQVTSLFARKVVAAAGDNVDANAVLGAVGLDVSGPWDPKLMLDEGDYYDMLELMAKQFDITALPLNVGAAMRPNEYGALGLAWKAAPTLLGSFSRVERYARLWTSFAQYGLKQTNDGVLFEEYREGPRRLGMRLSLEADLASGVSLSRQVTSDAFAPLAVYFKHPAPKTITYHEAYFRCPVHFDAEMDALLMSSESLAVPNILGDEGITRFLVSHLDEELSKIDDTPPLGARTKSEIALALSDGLPKMADIARRLGLSARSFHRRLAEQGVSFQALTEETRRDIAIGMLQEEHYALSEIAFLTGYSEQSAFNRAFKRWTGHTPTSYRKSQS, from the coding sequence GTGCTGGCAATAGACCAACAGCCAGCATCGCTTGTATTAAACACAGTTTCAAATTACCCTCACCTCATGGGTCAGGTCACATCATTATTTGCTAGAAAAGTTGTTGCTGCGGCAGGAGACAATGTCGACGCCAATGCGGTTTTGGGGGCCGTCGGCCTTGATGTTTCAGGCCCCTGGGACCCCAAGCTAATGCTGGACGAGGGCGACTATTACGACATGCTCGAACTCATGGCAAAGCAGTTTGACATCACGGCATTACCGCTAAACGTGGGCGCCGCCATGAGGCCCAATGAATATGGTGCGCTTGGGCTTGCCTGGAAAGCTGCCCCCACCTTACTGGGGTCATTTTCTCGTGTTGAGCGATATGCGAGGCTTTGGACCAGCTTCGCACAATACGGCTTGAAGCAGACCAACGATGGTGTGTTGTTTGAGGAGTATCGCGAGGGCCCGAGGCGTTTGGGCATGCGTCTTTCCCTCGAAGCGGATCTTGCAAGCGGCGTGTCGCTCAGTCGGCAAGTCACGTCAGACGCCTTCGCCCCTCTTGCAGTCTATTTCAAGCACCCTGCCCCCAAGACGATCACATATCATGAAGCCTATTTTCGCTGTCCGGTGCATTTCGATGCGGAGATGGACGCGTTGTTGATGTCATCGGAATCCTTGGCCGTACCAAACATTCTCGGCGATGAGGGCATCACGCGATTTCTGGTATCGCATCTGGACGAGGAGCTGTCCAAGATCGACGATACCCCCCCATTGGGCGCAAGAACCAAAAGCGAAATTGCGCTTGCGCTCAGTGACGGATTACCCAAGATGGCGGATATTGCACGCCGACTTGGATTGAGTGCCCGGTCCTTTCATAGACGGCTCGCGGAGCAAGGTGTCAGCTTTCAGGCTCTTACGGAAGAAACGCGCCGGGATATTGCAATAGGTATGCTGCAAGAAGAGCACTATGCACTCTCGGAAATTGCATTTCTGACTGGCTATTCAGAGCAGAGCGCATTCAACCGCGCCTTTAAAAGATGGACCGGGCACACACCAACCAGCTACCGAAAGTCTCAATCATAG
- a CDS encoding NmrA family NAD(P)-binding protein: protein MSDLPILVIGASGKTGSRVANRLEKLGKAVRHGTRQAPIPFDWEDQGTWSTALEGTQAAYITYFPDLAFPGAVEKIDALCAAAKASGLQRLVLLSGRGEHHAREGEQVVETAGLDYTLVRSSWFAQNFSEGYLRDPVLAGILPMPGGNVLEPIIDIDDIAEVVVAALTEDRHACKLYEVTGPDLLSFADMAQILSSEMGRPIQHIPISFEDFHANVAEAGGRFVADVFTAIARETLDGRNANVCDGVERALGRAPTSFIEFARKTALSGAWSTAA, encoded by the coding sequence ATGTCTGATCTACCCATCCTCGTCATTGGCGCTTCCGGTAAAACCGGATCCCGCGTTGCCAATCGTCTTGAAAAACTTGGAAAAGCGGTTCGCCATGGCACTCGCCAAGCACCGATCCCCTTTGACTGGGAAGACCAGGGCACATGGAGCACCGCTCTGGAGGGGACGCAAGCCGCCTACATTACCTATTTCCCAGATCTGGCCTTTCCCGGCGCGGTTGAAAAAATCGACGCCCTGTGTGCCGCAGCCAAAGCATCCGGCCTCCAACGTCTGGTGCTTTTGTCAGGACGCGGTGAACATCATGCACGCGAGGGCGAACAGGTTGTCGAAACTGCGGGCCTTGATTACACACTCGTTCGTTCTTCATGGTTCGCGCAGAATTTCAGCGAAGGCTATCTGAGGGATCCGGTTCTTGCTGGTATTCTGCCGATGCCCGGCGGAAATGTTCTAGAACCCATCATTGATATCGACGATATCGCGGAGGTCGTGGTGGCCGCTCTTACAGAAGACCGTCACGCTTGTAAGCTCTACGAAGTAACTGGCCCAGACCTTCTCAGTTTTGCGGATATGGCACAGATTCTGTCGAGCGAAATGGGACGGCCAATTCAGCACATTCCTATAAGCTTTGAGGATTTCCATGCCAATGTGGCGGAAGCGGGAGGCCGCTTCGTGGCAGATGTCTTCACGGCAATCGCCCGTGAAACATTGGACGGGCGCAACGCCAATGTCTGCGATGGCGTCGAGCGCGCCTTGGGCCGCGCACCGACCAGCTTTATCGAATTCGCAAGAAAAACAGCTCTCAGTGGAGCATGGTCCACTGCTGCCTAA
- a CDS encoding DUF4345 domain-containing protein: MTLTLFQKLALGVAGLTAVGIGAAITFMPHIFYASYDITLGSEASLLSEIRAPGAGLLATGAIMLLGIARKQFATVATIFALTVFLAFPAGRLVSLAFDGVPSEGIRAALIFEMGIAALCLVAFLPKRREIRNQSQSV; encoded by the coding sequence ATGACGCTCACCCTTTTTCAAAAGCTTGCTCTTGGCGTTGCGGGATTGACCGCAGTTGGCATTGGGGCCGCCATCACATTCATGCCCCACATATTCTATGCGAGCTACGACATCACACTTGGATCTGAAGCAAGTCTTTTGAGCGAGATTCGCGCTCCCGGCGCCGGTCTCCTCGCCACTGGAGCCATCATGCTGCTAGGCATCGCGCGAAAACAATTCGCGACTGTAGCAACCATTTTTGCCCTAACGGTCTTTCTTGCCTTTCCTGCGGGGCGTCTCGTCAGTTTGGCGTTTGATGGTGTGCCATCGGAAGGCATTCGCGCCGCTCTCATCTTCGAAATGGGGATAGCCGCACTTTGTCTAGTTGCGTTTTTGCCTAAGCGTCGAGAGATACGCAACCAGTCTCAATCTGTCTGA
- the smpB gene encoding SsrA-binding protein SmpB encodes MAQKKKKKSDPNNRVVAENRKARHDYEFGEVTEAGLQLTGTEVKSLRTGKANIAESYASYENGEIVLINAHIPEYDQGNRFNHEPRRPRKLLLHKREIAKMSQAVQRDGMTIVPLKLYFNNKGIAKLAVAVARGKKNYDKRQDAKKRDWQRDKARLMRERG; translated from the coding sequence ATGGCTCAGAAGAAGAAAAAGAAAAGCGATCCGAATAACCGCGTTGTGGCGGAGAATCGGAAGGCGCGACATGACTACGAATTTGGTGAAGTGACCGAAGCTGGCTTGCAGCTCACTGGTACGGAGGTTAAGTCTCTTCGTACCGGCAAGGCCAATATTGCCGAATCCTATGCGTCTTATGAGAATGGCGAGATTGTTCTGATCAATGCTCATATTCCCGAGTATGATCAGGGCAACCGGTTCAATCATGAGCCGCGCCGGCCGCGCAAATTGCTTCTGCATAAGCGCGAGATCGCCAAAATGTCTCAGGCCGTGCAGCGCGATGGCATGACCATTGTGCCCCTCAAGCTCTATTTCAACAACAAGGGAATCGCCAAACTGGCGGTTGCCGTTGCGCGCGGTAAGAAAAATTACGACAAGCGACAGGATGCCAAAAAGCGTGATTGGCAGCGTGACAAGGCTCGTTTGATGCGTGAGCGAGGGTAA
- the dapA gene encoding 4-hydroxy-tetrahydrodipicolinate synthase gives MFKGSCTALITPFKEGGVDYKAFESFVDWQITEGTHGLVPVGTTGESPTLSHDEHKKVVEACVKVADKRVPVLAGAGSNSTLEAIDLAQFAEGAGADGVLVVTPYYNKPCQTGLYEHFKAVASAVSIPVVIYNIPPRSVIDMSVETMARLYEDCPNIVGVKDATGDLVRVTRQRLAMGKDFIQLSGEDATALGFNAQGGHGCISVTANVAPKLCSQFQTACLNGEWDKALELHDLLSPLHRAMFLQPNPAGAKYGLSALGRIEDEVRLPLMAATDAVKAEIDAAMKVAGLI, from the coding sequence ATGTTCAAAGGATCTTGCACAGCACTCATCACTCCTTTCAAAGAGGGTGGTGTGGATTATAAGGCCTTTGAGTCTTTTGTAGACTGGCAGATTACCGAAGGCACCCACGGGCTTGTGCCGGTTGGAACGACTGGAGAGTCTCCAACCCTGAGCCATGATGAACACAAGAAAGTGGTAGAAGCCTGTGTCAAGGTTGCTGACAAACGTGTTCCTGTTCTGGCGGGCGCCGGGTCCAACTCAACATTGGAAGCCATCGATCTGGCCCAGTTTGCTGAGGGTGCTGGCGCGGATGGCGTATTGGTCGTTACTCCTTACTATAATAAGCCATGTCAGACCGGCCTTTATGAACATTTCAAAGCCGTGGCGTCTGCGGTTTCCATTCCGGTTGTCATCTACAATATTCCACCCAGATCTGTCATTGACATGAGCGTGGAGACCATGGCGCGTCTTTATGAAGATTGCCCCAACATTGTCGGGGTCAAGGATGCGACCGGAGATCTGGTCCGCGTGACTCGTCAGCGTCTGGCCATGGGCAAGGACTTCATCCAACTCTCTGGCGAAGATGCAACCGCGCTTGGCTTCAATGCACAAGGGGGCCATGGCTGTATTTCCGTTACTGCCAACGTAGCACCCAAGCTGTGCAGCCAGTTCCAGACCGCTTGTTTGAACGGAGAGTGGGACAAGGCGCTGGAACTGCATGATCTGCTGTCTCCGCTGCATCGCGCCATGTTCCTGCAGCCCAATCCGGCTGGTGCCAAATATGGCTTGTCTGCGCTTGGGCGGATCGAAGATGAGGTTCGCTTGCCTCTGATGGCTGCAACTGATGCTGTAAAAGCCGAGATTGATGCTGCAATGAAGGTTGCAGGTCTGATCTAA
- a CDS encoding transglycosylase SLT domain-containing protein codes for MIRPIIKAATTGFCLVAMTPLASAQSLPESVPVPRARPAIALTAPMATPEATPEPAPGLEQTAPSAPQSTADLPANLVILPKNRTDPMVSPAPPSPTVGSGAALQLPVAAAEAAQPETSLPTVRSHDNGISAERGSLKDALTALEKNDQKKALAIQKGMKPSLDRTLLTYILIIGGYHNFPASEIKAFYDHNPQWPSRSLTQRRIEEAVARETETGAEMVRAFGNAIPESTTAAIELAISQAKVGNKAQAAKIIRPIWRESALDSKTESRILSNMRSVLTNEDHFHRASYLLYRDRANGALRLKRYLTDAQMKLVNARVAVIRRARNAGSLLRSVPSSLRKDPGYIFSEIQYTRRQGKETEAADLILKAPLDEDHLINHDAWWDERRLLARMMLNKGDARRAYKIAARHSAESGKDFSEAEFHAGFFALRYLHDQKTAAVHFENSWKKATRTQDKSRGLYWQGRAWEAAGDRAVAVKFYHAAANATNYYGQLSLEELGTKHLNLRTPPPANATQKARFERRDLVRAIKRLKAVGQEDRAGPLFRHLARTLADPSEIELAHKLAQSYGLHQNAVQIGQLALNRDMPVDKLAFPLHALPMGVKTNGVDIALVYALTKQESVFDLKARSHANARGLMQMLPATAKRTARKLGVSYSLSRITSDPNYAVLLGSAFLKENLERFGGSYILTFAAYNAGPGRPPEWIERFGDPRTNEVSAIDWIERIPFSETRNYVMKLIENLQVYEARIHNETLDISQDLKRGHP; via the coding sequence ATGATTAGACCCATCATCAAAGCAGCGACCACAGGCTTTTGCCTTGTAGCCATGACGCCCCTTGCCAGTGCGCAATCACTGCCTGAAAGCGTGCCTGTGCCCAGAGCCCGCCCGGCGATTGCACTTACTGCACCCATGGCAACTCCGGAGGCAACGCCCGAGCCGGCCCCAGGCCTTGAGCAAACCGCACCATCCGCTCCGCAAAGCACGGCCGACCTGCCTGCCAATCTTGTCATTTTGCCCAAAAACCGTACTGACCCGATGGTTTCACCCGCGCCCCCCTCACCGACAGTGGGTAGCGGTGCCGCACTACAATTGCCCGTGGCTGCAGCAGAAGCCGCCCAGCCCGAAACATCTCTGCCAACCGTACGCAGCCATGACAATGGCATTTCGGCGGAACGTGGCTCGCTCAAGGATGCGCTCACCGCCCTTGAAAAGAACGATCAGAAAAAAGCGCTTGCCATCCAGAAAGGCATGAAACCCTCTCTGGACCGGACATTGCTCACTTATATTCTCATCATTGGTGGCTATCACAATTTCCCGGCCAGCGAGATCAAGGCCTTCTATGACCACAATCCGCAATGGCCCAGCCGCAGCCTGACCCAGCGCCGCATAGAAGAAGCCGTCGCGCGCGAAACAGAGACCGGAGCCGAGATGGTTCGCGCCTTTGGCAACGCCATTCCCGAATCGACAACTGCGGCTATTGAGCTCGCCATCTCCCAGGCCAAAGTTGGCAACAAGGCACAGGCAGCCAAGATCATCCGCCCGATCTGGCGCGAAAGTGCTCTGGATTCCAAAACGGAAAGCCGCATTCTTTCCAATATGCGCTCGGTGTTGACCAATGAGGATCATTTCCACCGCGCCAGCTATTTGCTCTATCGGGATCGAGCCAACGGGGCCTTGCGCCTCAAGCGCTATCTGACGGATGCCCAGATGAAACTGGTCAATGCGCGCGTAGCGGTCATCCGCCGTGCTCGCAATGCCGGGTCTCTGCTCAGAAGCGTTCCCAGCTCCTTGCGAAAGGATCCCGGCTACATCTTTTCCGAAATTCAGTATACACGCCGACAGGGTAAGGAAACTGAGGCGGCGGATCTCATTCTCAAGGCCCCTCTGGATGAGGATCACCTGATCAACCATGATGCATGGTGGGATGAGCGGCGCCTTCTGGCCCGCATGATGCTGAACAAGGGAGATGCTCGCCGCGCCTACAAGATCGCGGCAAGACATTCAGCAGAATCCGGCAAGGACTTCTCTGAAGCGGAGTTCCATGCAGGTTTCTTCGCCCTGCGCTATCTGCATGACCAGAAGACCGCCGCGGTGCATTTCGAAAATAGCTGGAAAAAGGCCACCCGCACGCAGGACAAATCCCGCGGCCTCTATTGGCAGGGGCGTGCGTGGGAAGCGGCAGGCGACAGAGCCGTTGCGGTCAAGTTCTATCATGCAGCCGCCAATGCCACCAATTATTACGGTCAACTGTCTCTGGAAGAACTGGGCACGAAGCATCTCAACCTGAGAACCCCTCCCCCGGCCAACGCCACGCAAAAAGCACGCTTTGAGCGTCGCGACCTGGTGCGAGCCATCAAGCGTCTCAAGGCCGTTGGGCAAGAAGACCGCGCCGGTCCACTCTTCCGCCATTTGGCGCGCACGCTGGCTGATCCATCCGAAATCGAACTGGCCCATAAGCTCGCCCAAAGCTATGGCCTACACCAGAACGCGGTCCAGATTGGACAGTTGGCGCTCAACCGAGACATGCCGGTCGACAAGCTGGCCTTCCCGCTGCATGCTCTGCCCATGGGCGTCAAAACCAATGGTGTCGACATTGCTCTGGTCTATGCCCTGACCAAGCAGGAGAGCGTATTTGATCTCAAGGCCCGCAGCCATGCCAATGCACGCGGACTGATGCAAATGCTCCCGGCAACGGCCAAGAGAACCGCCCGCAAACTCGGCGTCTCCTATTCCCTGTCCCGGATCACGAGCGACCCCAATTATGCCGTACTTCTGGGCAGTGCCTTCCTGAAGGAGAATCTGGAGCGCTTTGGCGGTTCCTATATCCTGACCTTTGCCGCCTATAATGCAGGCCCCGGACGCCCGCCGGAATGGATCGAGCGCTTCGGCGACCCTCGGACCAACGAGGTAAGCGCGATTGACTGGATTGAACGCATTCCCTTTTCGGAAACGCGCAACTATGTCATGAAGCTGATCGAGAATTTGCAGGTTTACGAAGCCCGCATTCACAACGAAACGCTGGACATCAGCCAAGATCTCAAGCGCGGCCACCCTTAG
- a CDS encoding toll/interleukin-1 receptor domain-containing protein, translating into MKIFISHSSNDAAYGRALVNLLTGVGVDHESIVFTSDAAYGIPVGKNIFDWLKEQIADRPFVIFLLSSDYYSSIACLNEMGAAWIVENQHTAIFTPIFQLDDARFRNGALDPREIGFYINDEDRVTEFIDSLRSNFTITDKQAVISRKRREFLDSIGSISPKDSVAGEARGAEVVSPHKQEQSGKAALEGLQVPDPSSSVSEFEHQFIFGLLCRDEEHSTKVSETYLATLAPEDLDAIGEWDSFCELNKLKWTEHGDLSRLSTLGDEYGENSSVHEHVARGYLHFDDFEKAKSHFRIAIKYTEDRSKKLGLLGDLAEISQELVSTEEVSEILQEMRDLVKGPEDEELLLAKLTNLSDWYKDDVLKAAMLERELAIDPTDTSKRFDLAYLYSQTGKEALSMFHYEKIPANQRNGMTWNNLGVAYRHFSIKGKSINAFRKAEEKGETLAMSNLAYELMGSGFLPEAEEILRKAQSNSIYHDNVASALVRLKEIPGKERAAHEDKLKGVTSKSQFLSHVGEHLWLQAPNITSDTMSDSDCELIIRIEGDLFFASGSFQRKAPPLGNSLSGTIIREKDETYTVEYRGRFIGKVVIGERTKKKEGSGPTVSTLLGISETTQKFIIVMPEGDKEVRGMVGNDLSVFSLASKEI; encoded by the coding sequence ATGAAGATTTTCATTTCTCACTCATCCAATGACGCAGCTTATGGGCGAGCTTTGGTGAATCTACTTACCGGAGTTGGCGTCGATCATGAAAGCATCGTGTTTACGAGCGACGCAGCATATGGCATCCCAGTTGGCAAGAACATTTTTGATTGGTTGAAGGAGCAAATAGCTGATCGACCATTCGTTATATTTCTACTGTCATCAGATTATTATTCAAGCATTGCGTGCCTTAATGAGATGGGGGCGGCTTGGATTGTAGAAAATCAGCATACTGCGATATTTACGCCGATCTTCCAATTGGACGATGCTAGATTCAGAAATGGAGCCTTGGATCCTCGCGAGATCGGATTTTATATCAATGATGAAGATCGAGTTACAGAATTCATTGACTCCCTAAGGTCGAATTTCACAATCACAGACAAGCAAGCTGTGATAAGTCGTAAGCGTCGAGAATTTCTCGATAGTATTGGCTCAATTAGTCCCAAAGATAGCGTCGCGGGCGAGGCGCGAGGGGCGGAGGTCGTATCTCCACACAAGCAGGAGCAAAGCGGCAAAGCGGCACTAGAAGGGCTCCAAGTGCCAGATCCTTCGTCAAGCGTATCTGAGTTCGAACATCAGTTCATCTTTGGGTTGCTGTGCAGGGATGAGGAACACTCAACAAAGGTTTCAGAGACCTACCTTGCAACGCTCGCTCCCGAGGATCTCGATGCAATCGGTGAGTGGGACTCATTTTGTGAGCTAAACAAATTGAAATGGACCGAGCACGGGGATTTGTCCAGACTTTCCACGTTGGGTGATGAGTACGGAGAAAATTCATCTGTGCATGAACATGTGGCCAGAGGCTATTTGCATTTTGATGACTTTGAAAAAGCCAAATCCCATTTTCGCATAGCAATTAAGTACACCGAAGATCGCAGCAAAAAGCTTGGTCTCCTTGGGGATCTGGCCGAAATTTCACAGGAGCTAGTTAGCACTGAAGAGGTGTCTGAGATTTTGCAAGAAATGCGCGATCTCGTAAAAGGTCCAGAAGATGAAGAGCTGCTGCTAGCCAAGTTGACGAACCTTTCTGATTGGTACAAAGACGATGTCTTAAAGGCTGCGATGTTGGAAAGAGAGCTAGCTATCGACCCAACTGACACATCAAAGCGTTTTGATTTGGCCTACCTCTACTCGCAGACAGGAAAAGAAGCTCTTTCCATGTTCCACTATGAGAAAATTCCTGCCAATCAGAGGAATGGAATGACTTGGAATAACTTAGGGGTTGCCTATCGTCACTTCTCTATCAAAGGGAAATCAATCAATGCTTTTCGGAAGGCTGAAGAGAAGGGCGAGACGCTTGCAATGAGTAATCTCGCCTATGAGCTTATGGGTTCAGGTTTTTTGCCTGAAGCTGAGGAGATTCTGAGAAAAGCTCAGAGCAATTCGATCTACCATGACAACGTGGCATCTGCACTTGTCCGGCTGAAGGAAATTCCGGGAAAAGAAAGGGCAGCCCATGAAGACAAGTTGAAAGGAGTGACTTCCAAGAGTCAATTCCTAAGCCATGTTGGCGAGCACCTTTGGCTCCAAGCACCAAACATTACTTCAGACACGATGTCGGATTCGGATTGTGAGCTAATCATACGAATAGAAGGTGACTTATTTTTTGCGTCCGGCTCATTCCAGAGGAAAGCGCCTCCCTTGGGGAACTCGCTGAGCGGAACTATCATTCGGGAAAAGGATGAGACTTATACCGTCGAGTACCGTGGTCGATTTATTGGAAAGGTCGTAATTGGTGAGCGGACAAAGAAAAAGGAAGGTAGCGGACCGACGGTTTCTACATTGCTCGGCATTTCTGAAACTACACAAAAATTCATTATTGTGATGCCTGAAGGTGATAAAGAAGTTCGTGGCATGGTAGGTAATGATTTGTCAGTTTTCTCACTGGCAAGCAAAGAAATCTAG
- a CDS encoding aspartate dehydrogenase, protein MITEPKTVAIAGLGTIGLPAARWLDEGVPGLKLVAASSSSLEKVRELTADFRNPPEPMLNSELASVADIVVEALPPTHFLEVAKPAIEQGRTLVIVTLTQLLANYELVDRASKTGAHIIGATGALVGFDSVRAAAKGTIHEIVMKTRKPPKGLANAPFVKEQGIDLLSLTEPLCLYRGSVREAAQKFPSNVNVAVALSLAGVGPDRTNYEVWADPTIDRNTHTVVVDADSTHFEMSIANVPSENNPITGKLTPLSVIATLERFVATLTVGS, encoded by the coding sequence ATGATAACCGAACCCAAAACAGTCGCGATCGCTGGCCTCGGCACAATCGGTCTTCCTGCTGCACGGTGGCTTGACGAGGGCGTTCCGGGATTGAAACTGGTCGCAGCCTCTTCCTCCAGCCTCGAAAAAGTGCGTGAACTGACCGCCGATTTTCGCAATCCGCCCGAACCGATGCTTAACAGTGAGCTTGCTTCTGTGGCAGACATCGTGGTCGAGGCCCTGCCTCCAACCCACTTCCTCGAAGTGGCAAAGCCTGCGATAGAGCAGGGACGTACGCTCGTGATCGTCACGCTGACCCAGTTGCTGGCAAACTATGAACTGGTAGATCGCGCAAGCAAGACAGGGGCCCATATCATCGGTGCAACCGGTGCTCTTGTCGGTTTCGATTCTGTTCGGGCAGCAGCCAAAGGCACGATACATGAAATCGTCATGAAAACGCGCAAGCCTCCCAAGGGGCTCGCCAATGCGCCGTTCGTCAAGGAGCAGGGGATTGATCTGCTCTCCTTGACGGAACCTCTTTGCCTCTATCGCGGTTCCGTTCGAGAAGCAGCCCAGAAATTTCCATCCAACGTCAATGTCGCCGTGGCCCTGTCTCTGGCCGGCGTGGGGCCAGACCGCACGAATTACGAAGTTTGGGCCGATCCGACGATTGATCGCAACACACATACGGTTGTGGTGGATGCGGATTCGACGCATTTCGAGATGTCCATCGCCAATGTGCCGAGTGAAAACAATCCGATAACAGGCAAGCTCACGCCTTTGTCAGTTATTGCGACCCTGGAACGCTTCGTGGCCACACTCACGGTTGGTTCGTAA